One window of the Lysobacter sp. S4-A87 genome contains the following:
- the fabR gene encoding HTH-type transcriptional repressor FabR: MTQPPVQPVDGDHAAGRKASISREDILAAALKLIGPHRSVSTLSLREIAREAGIAPNSFYRQFRDTDELAVALIDLAGRSLRKIVGEARYRAKTDRSIVRSSVEAFMEQVRADDKLLHVLLREGTVGSDAFKHAVDRELNFFEEELRVDLIRLTRAQGIPLREPALVAKAITRLVFAMGAAAMDSPPEKDPELIRQLTMMVRMIIAGSRTLAAS, translated from the coding sequence GTGACCCAACCACCTGTACAGCCTGTCGATGGCGATCACGCAGCCGGTCGCAAGGCATCCATTTCGCGCGAGGACATCCTCGCCGCGGCGCTGAAGCTGATCGGCCCGCACCGCAGCGTCTCGACGCTGAGCCTGCGCGAGATCGCGCGCGAGGCCGGGATCGCGCCCAACAGCTTCTACCGCCAGTTCCGCGACACCGACGAGCTGGCCGTGGCCCTGATCGACCTGGCCGGCCGCTCGCTGCGCAAGATCGTCGGCGAGGCGCGTTACCGGGCGAAGACCGATCGCAGCATCGTGCGCAGCTCGGTCGAGGCGTTCATGGAACAGGTGCGTGCCGACGACAAGCTGCTGCACGTGTTGTTGCGCGAAGGCACCGTAGGGTCGGACGCCTTCAAGCACGCCGTCGACCGCGAACTGAACTTCTTCGAGGAAGAACTGCGCGTCGACCTGATCCGCCTGACCCGCGCCCAGGGCATCCCCCTGCGCGAACCGGCCCTGGTGGCCAAGGCGATCACCCGCCTGGTGTTCGCGATGGGCGCAGCGGCGATGGACTCGCCGCCCGAAAAGGACCCCGAGCTGATCCGTCAGCTGACGATGATGGTGCGGATGATCATCGCCGGATCAAGGACGTTGGCGGCCAGTTAA